DNA from Ictalurus punctatus breed USDA103 chromosome 7, Coco_2.0, whole genome shotgun sequence:
atgtttttcagtggcaggaactgggagactagtcaggatcaagggaaagatgaatgcagaaatgtacagagacatccttgatgaaaacctgttccagagcgctctggacctcagactggggcgaaggttcatcttccaacaggacaacgaccctaagcacacagccaagataacaaaggagtggctacaggacaactctgtgaatgtccttgagtggcccagccagagaccagacttgaacccgattgaacatctctggagagatctgaaaatggctgtgcactgacgctccccatccaacctgatggagcttgagaggtcctgcaaagaagaatggaagaaactgcccaaaaataggtgtgccaagcttgtagcatcatactcaaaaagacttgagctaaggctgtgaatacttatgtacatgtgctttttctgctttgtatatttaataaatttgcaaagatttaaaacaaacttctttcatgttgtcattatggggtattgtttgtagaattttgcggaaaataatgaattgaatccattttggaataaggctgtaacgtaacaaaatgtggaaaaagtgaagcactgtcaatactttccagatgcactgtatatataatagaTGCCCCATTATTATTTTGAAGCAACAAAAGCAAGAATCCATGGACCCAGTCTGCCTTGTGTCAACGGTCCTGGCTGGTGAtagtgtggggaatgttttcttagcacactttgggcccgttaataccaatcaatcatcgcttgaatgccacagcctatttgagtataaTTTCTGACCACGTTTATCCCCCTTCATGACCACAATTTAACCATCttatggctacttccagcatgatatgTCCAGCATGATATGtccaccatgtcacaaagcaaacaTCATCTCAGACTGGCTTCataaacatgacaatgagttcagtgttcttcagtggtctttccagtcaccggatctgaatctaATAGAAGAACTTTGGGATgtttcacagcatgaaagtgcacctgaaaaatctgcaggaattgtgtgatgtGATCATGTCAGTATGGAAAGAGAATCTCAAATGAATGTTTCCAAAATCTTGTGGCGTCTATGCGACGAAGAATTGAAGCTGATTTGAGAGTGAATGGAGGCCGTACCCAGTATAGGTATAGTGTTCCtgataaagtgctcagtgagtgtatttatTTCAGCAACTGTCCTTTATGTTTATGTCTCATCAAGTTGCAGAACTGGTAGCAAAATGCTTACAGGCACGAGACATGGCTTACTGCCCCTACAGCCAGTTCCCAGTTGGTGCCGCTATTTTGACATCAGGAGGTGCCATAATCACAGGTACACATGTATGGGTTATGGATGGGAACTTTCAGTTCAGGACTGCAGTTATCACATTTTATACACTGAACAAGATGAATGTTAATAGGGGAAAACTGAAGCGTGCAGTGCTACTGACCTCCAGGACTGGAACTGTCTACGTATACTTTATAGGCCAAACTCATAATAATGGTTGATCACCTGTCAGGACCTACTCTAACATGtattgtgtgcatttgtgtataTCAGGCTGCAATGTAGAGAATGCTTCTTATGGCCTTACAGCGTGTGCAGAGCGAACAGCCATACAGAGAGCTGTAGCTGAGGGCCACAGGAGTTTTACAGCTATAGCAGTCACATGGTAAGGCTCATGCCATATTGGCAATATGTTGAGGGAAGCATATTGCTCTGGGGCAAGGGGGCTGGTATAGTCAGGTTTACCCTTGAGAGGAAGTtgattattaaatgtttatgttgaCCTTATTTAACATCTGCTTTTGCTTTCCCTCAGTGATATTAAAGATAGTTTTGTGGGACCCTGTGGGGCCTGTCGACAGGTGTTAATGGAGGTAAGGTCTACTTGTTCATATATTTAAGTATGCATGTGTGaattactgcaaaaaaaaaaaacaaaaaaaaaaaacattaggttTTTTCCCTAATCTAGCATATCACttactgtattgtatttattgatCTCTCTTACTTTTAGTTTGGTACAGAATGGGACATTTACCTTACCAAGCCTGATGGGTCCTATAAGAAGACAAGTCTGAGAGAGCTGCTGCCTTTAGCATTCAGCCCAGCTCACTTGGCAAAAGAGAGAAATTAAAGCAATAGCTTTTAAGGAAGGTCTGCTTTGTCCTTCTTACTCTGAATTAGAGGTATACATCGTGACTGCTAAAAAGTGGCGGGATCAGGTGGTTTTTAACTCCCATGCAGGTGGGAGCAGGAGGTCAGATCTGAACCTCGCAGGACAAAGAAAGTTCAGGGACCGTTCGGGAAGTGGCAGGTTGTTTGTGTGGCACTTTGTGATACTTTTGTGTAACACATTActacattatttaatttatctCCAGGAAATGCTTTATTCTGGTAAAGGTCACTGTagtttaaatgacatttatttatattttggggaATAAACTAAGCTTATTAGGAGACGCTGTGGGCAGGTACAAATGAAAATAAGAGTGTAAAAATAACTGTGGAACCAGAAAACATTGATCAGGCTTCCCGCAGGAGTGGGCAAGATTGGGGAAAACATTGTTGCACAAACATGTACTCTTACTCAGCTTTTGCTCACTTACTCAAACATAAAATCAAAAACttgcattttatgtatttatttttgggggtgggggtgggggtggggtgggggataGGGGTCCATGTAGGgggatattttatattttatagcctaaatttatacatttctaaAACTTTTCATGTCCTCATGTATTATCAAGTTAGAGCTATATAAATTTTCATTTAGTAATAACAATCAACTTTTGAAATCAGCCAATAAACAATTAACACCCATGAAAGCTAGCCTTTGCTGGTACAGAATCAGAAGGCCAGTGTAGCTAAAGATGCACCACAAGAGGGCGCAATGAGAACAAGTGGAGCAGAATTTAGTTATTGTTAGATAACCACTAAGCTAAAACCTTAAAAGAGCATTTTTCAGCTATTTCTCTTCCCTaccaaatcaaataaataaatattcaaaatcTATGTAGAATAGTCATGTAAGTGTTCATCATATTTCAGAGAAACCTTTTTCCTCAATTTGTGAAACTGAATAGAAAGTGCTTAGTGTAGCGGAAAGAAAGTGTGGGCTTGATCCATATGCccctggtgcccctcagggctGTTTGAAATTCTCCTCTGCAATACGGAGGGGACAACATTCAGTTCTGTCACCCTGGAAAACACTCTGACATTGTTctctgtgagagacagagtggaaGAGAAgagggggggaagggggggggggggggtttaaaagagtgagagagaatgaaccataaaaacagaagtaaaaggAAAAGACTACAAGCTAGACTTTGTTTCCATGAGGTACTACTGAGAGTAAGAAAATTATACTCATCTCCAAGCTAGAAATGAACAGAACTGAAAAGCAGATAAGAGATAAGACATGAAGAGATAAAAAGGGAAAGACAAAAGGAGACAATAAAACAGCTGACAAAGCAATGTTCATATTGGTGTAATAACACTGTGGAGCATTTTAGTAAGGGGAGAGCAGCTGAAAGCAGGTGATAAGAAGCAGTGAGAGTGCTTTTTTCTGGCTTAAGCAAATACAGGATTCAGCAGGACCTATTCATCTcttatgtacacacatacagtttGTTAACACTGTTTTAGTGGGACTGGCTTTGTTGTTCACACACATTATGTATTTAAATACAGTATTGCTTATGTActacacacttttttaaaataaataaataaataaagacatgtaTCATACAAGCATGgtatcatgttttatttcactAGTGGTACAATATAACTGTATGGCCTGACCTACTACAGGTGTTAAAATGATCTTTTAATTTCATGACTTAACTTCTCATAAACTGGAAAGTGTCAGCTTTTGCTTCCAGGTTCAAAATTCTgttacattattaatattaataatttctttttttggttattttaaATAGTTACAAGACCAGAACATGTGGTGTCCTGAGGGAAACAAGCCTGCTTGCAGATGTAAAATCCAG
Protein-coding regions in this window:
- the zgc:103586 gene encoding zgc:103586 isoform X1, with product MFMSHQVAELVAKCLQARDMAYCPYSQFPVGAAILTSGGAIITGCNVENASYGLTACAERTAIQRAVAEGHRSFTAIAVTCDIKDSFVGPCGACRQVLMEFGTEWDIYLTKPDGSYKKTSLRELLPLAFSPAHLAKERN
- the zgc:103586 gene encoding zgc:103586 isoform X2; this encodes MAVAELVAKCLQARDMAYCPYSQFPVGAAILTSGGAIITGCNVENASYGLTACAERTAIQRAVAEGHRSFTAIAVTCDIKDSFVGPCGACRQVLMEFGTEWDIYLTKPDGSYKKTSLRELLPLAFSPAHLAKERN